GCGCAACAAAACGAAGTAAAAAATGAGGCTAAAAATGCGGTAAAAACGCAGCTCGCGCCCAAGATAGATGAGGCTAAAAAGCAAGATATAAGAAAAATCGCATTTGAAAGTAAAAATTTGGGCGATTTTCACAACGGGCTCGTGAAAAAATACGGCGCAGACGAGGCTGGCAGGCTATATAAAGCGCTAAAGCAAAAGGCAAAAGAGTACCTAAGCAAGCGCAATGCGGCTAAGTAAAATTTGTGTTTTGTGTGCGGCTTTTAAAATTTGAGGATTTGCGGTAAAATTTGGACGCAAAGTCATAAACTTAAGGGCAAAAATGATCTATCTAGTCGGGTCAAATTTGGAATTTGATGGCGTAAAGACGCTGGTTTTAAACGAGATAAAATTTAATAAATTTAGCGTAAATTTGGCCGAATTTGAGACGCTGGTTTTGACCTCCAAAAACTCCGTAAACGCGCTAAGATTTAATCAAATTTCGCCTACAGATTTGCAAATTTACTCCATCGGTGAAGGCACTAGCCACGCAGCTAGCGAGTTTGGCTTTGCTCAAATTTACACCGCAAAAAACGCTCACGGAAACGACTTTGCCGCCGAGATCGCACCGTTTATAAAGGGCAAAAAAACGCTGTTTTTAAGGGCGCTCGAAACGGCTTCGAGCGTTGGTGAAATTTTACGTAAAAGCGGCGTAAATTTGACGCAAATAATCGCTTACGAAAACGTTTTTAAACCGCTTAATGAAGAGCAAAAACCGCCTAAAAATTCGGCGATTATTTTTACATCTCCCTCGGCGGTGCGAAATTTTACTCGAAATTTCGGCTGGGATGAGAGCTATAAAGCCGTCTCTATCGGACTTACGACGGCAAAGGAGCTAGAAGCTTTTGCCTCACCTATAGTGAGTGCCCAGCAAAATATAAATGCCTGCGTAAGCCTCGCAAAAACGCTACTTTAAGCTAAAATTTTATATAATAACCTTGCCTGAGTGATTTGGCAGCGTATTTTTATAGGGTCCAACACATTAGTATAGGCGAAGATGTGCGGAACTGTGTGACGTGGCTTCGTTTGAGCGCGCGAGCGCGAGAAGTTGCGACCTAAAGGAACCGCCTATTTGCAAGGTTGGCTTTGAATTTTCGGGCCACTTATATGCGCACCGCTCACTTGGGTTTTTTATTTTTGGAGAAATTATGAAAATTTTGATAATCGGAAGCGGCGGGCGCGAATACTCAATAGCTCTTAGACTTCAAGAATCCCGCAAACACGAGCTTTTTTTTGCTCCAGGCAATGGAGCCACCTCAAAGCTCGGCACAAATCTAAACATCAAAGACTATAATCAGCTCGCAGAATTTGCCGAGACGGAGCAGATAGAACTAACGATCGTCGGTCCCGAAGCGCCGTTAAGCGACGGCGTCGTGGATATATTTAAGGCGCGAAATTTAAACATTTTTGGACCAAGTAAGTCTGCGGCTAGACTCGAGGGTAGCAAGGCGTTTATGAAGGATTTTTTAGCTAGAAACGCTATCCGAACGGCTGCTTATCTAAATACCGACGATTACGATTCTGCCGCTAAATTTATCGACTCTCTTACTGCTCCCGTCGTCGTCAAGGCCGACGGACTGTGCGCCGGCAAAGGCGTGATAATCGCGCAAAGCCGCGATGAAGCAAAGGCCACGGCTCGCGATATGCTAAGCGGCGAGAGCTTTGGCGAGGCCGGTAAACGCGTGGTTGTGGAGGAGTTTTTAGACGGATTCGAGCTTAGCTTTTTTGCTATTTGCGACGGCGAAAATTTCGTCAGCCTGCCCGTAGCGCAGGATCATAAACGCCTAAAAGATAACGACGAGGGACCAAATACTGGCGGTATGGGTGCGTACGCTCCTAGTCCTCTAGCAAGCCAAGAGCTAATAAGACAGGTTGAAGAAGAGGTTGTAGAACCGACCTTAAAAGGCATGAAAGCCGAGGGAAATCCTTTTTGCGGCGTGCTTTTTGTGGGACTTATGGTGGTTAAGGGTGTGCCGTACGTACTCGAGTTTAACGTGCGTTTCGGCGATCCGGAGTGTGAAGTGCTAATGCCGCTGATCGACGGCGATCTGGGCGAAATTTTGTTAAACGCGGCAAAAGGCAATCTAAAGCCCGTAAAATTAAAAGACGAATTTGCTGTAGGCGTCGTGATGGCTAGTAATAATTATCCTTTTTCAAGCTCGCCTAAGGCTAAAATAAGCGTAAAAAACGTGCCTGAAAACTCGCACATAGCTTACGCAGGCGTAAGCGAGCAGGGAGGTGAGATCTACGCGGACGGCGGACGGGTACTCGTATGCATAGGTTTAGGTAAAAGCATAAAGCAAGCCCAGCAAAAGGCCTATGAGCTGTGCGAAAACGTAGAATTTGACGGTGCGCAGTACCGAAAAGATATTGCCTGGCAAATGCTAAAAGGACGTGAATGAGCAGGAGCGTCATAGACAAGCTCGAAAATGAAAATATTACGCTCGCTAGCATCGGTAAAAGAGCCGTCGCATGGGGGATAGATAAATTTCTCATCTCATTTTTGTTCTATGCTGTCTACTACGAAAAATTTGACGGACTAGACTACGAGCAGATCAGTGCACTAGCTATGGAAATGATACCGCAGATCGTTTTGCTCGAGGTTATTTATCAGACGTTTTTTACGTGGTATTGTGGCGCTAGTATTGGCAAGGTCGCGATGAAGATCGTGTGCGTGGATATCGATCTGCTCGATAAGCCAAGCTTGCTAAATTCTCTCACTCGATCTTTGGTTCGCATCATCGGTGAAAACGCATTTTTCCTAGGTTTTGCATGGGCGTTTTCAAATCCATTATTTCAAACGTGGCAAGATAAGGCCGCGAAAACGGTAGTTATAAATGTTTACTAGAATTTTTTTGTTACTAATGTTTGGGGCTTTTAGTTGCTTTGCGGCTCAAAATTTCGAGCTTTTGGCCGATGACGTAAAACGCGATAAGGGTATAGTTACTGCAGATAAAAATGTGCTTGTGTATTCGCAAGATTATTTGATGAGCGCAGACAGAGCCGTTTACGATCAGCAAAAAGAGATCTTGGAGCTTTTCGGTAACGTAAATTTGATAAGAAACAAGGACGAAATCTCGCGCTGCTCATACGCAAAGATCGACCTAAATAGTAAAGATAGTAACTACGAAACGCTATTTATGATGAACCGAGATATGGAAGTATGGATGCAAAGCGACGAGAGTAGCAGCACGTCTAAATTTTACGAGGTAAACGGCGCGGTCGTATCAAGCTGCAATGTCCAAGATCCGGACTGGAAGATTAAATTTAGCAGCGGTAAATTAAACCGCGAGAGTAAATTTTTACACCTTTTTAATCCGGTATTTTACATTGGAAACGTACCTGTATTTTATTTGCCGTATTTTGGTTTTTCAACCGATACTCGCAGACGCACCGGCCTTTTACCGCCGGAGTTTGGTTACGGCAAAAACGACGGATTTTACTACAAACAGCCTATTTATATCGCCGAATACGACAGCTGGGACTTGCAGTTTGACCCTCAAATTCGCACTAGGCGCGGTACGGGCATATACGGCACGTTTAGGTTTGCCGACTCTCCTTATTCTAAGGGCTCGGTGACACTTGGCGCATTTAGAGATACCGAGGGCTACCGACAAAGACAGATCGAGAAAAACTCGCTAAGACTCCCACTAAAAAATAAAACGCATAAGGGCGTTGATGTAAAATATGAGCGCGATAGGCTCGTCAAGCACCTGATAAACGAGGATTTGCAAGAGGGCTTGTGGCTCGATGCGACAGCGTTAAACGATATCGATTATATAAATTTGAAAAAACGAGGCTCTGGTAGCGACGACAATCCTTTGGTAACGTCTAAGCTAAACTATTTTCTAAGCAGCGATAAACATTACTTTGGAGCATATGCTAGATATTATGTAAATACCTCAAAAATCGGTAGTCCGAATGAAAATAAAGACACGCTTCAAGAGTATCCAAGCTTTCAGTATCACAAATATACCGATAGTTTCATCTTGCCGAACGTGCTTTATTCGGTCGATTTATACTCGCACAACTACACGAGAAAAATCGGCGTAAAAGCAACGCAGTATGAATTTAACTTACCGGTTTCATTTCATTTGCCTTTAGCGGACGATTATCTTAAATTCTCGTATTATCACTATTTATACGCCACACACGTAGATTATGCAAAGAAAATGTACCGTCCGACAGGAGATGAGGATAGGAGTGCAAACTATATAGAAAATTATCATAAATTTTCGCTCCAGACCGACTTAGCTAAGGCTTACGAGAGCTTTTATCATAGTTTAAATTTGGGCATGGATTATGTAGTGAAAGCCTATAATAAAGGCGATTTGCCTGATGAATACGAGACTGCCGAAAGCGATGGCAACGTATATATTTATGATATGCTTGGACGAAAATACCAAAGTTTTATCAATCCCCAGCATACTAGAGATGAGGTTTCCGTCAGAGCGACGCAGTATTTCTTCAACGAAGACGGAAGAAAATTTTTGCGCCATACGATTTCGCAGGGTTATTACACTAAAGAAAACAAGCGCTCAAATTTGAAAAACATCATCGGCTGGTATCCTTTGCCGAATTTATCTTTTTACAACAGACTCGAATACTCTTATGATAATAAATACTTTGAAAAAGTTCAAAGCGGCGCGAGCTATACGAATGATAAATTCGGCGCTAGCCTCTGGCACACGATGCAAAGAAAAAATGCGCAGGAAAAGCAAAACTATCTGCATCTAAACGGCTACGTCGAGCTTCCGCATAACTATAGGCTATTTAGCGGTACTCAGTATGACCTTGAGCGCGACTATAATAAGCAGTGGCAGCTAGGCGTCTCTCACCGCAGAAAGTGCTGGAACTACACGTTTATCTACGAAGAGGAGCTTGAACCGACTACGACTACCAGCGGAACGGCCGCCAAAAAATCAAGAGGTGTTTACTTCTTTATAAATTTCTATCCGATGGGCGGCGTGCATTACGACTTTTCAGTAGGACAGACGACGCAAGGTAGCTGATGAGCGATTACCGGGATCTTATGTTTGAAAACCAGCTCGAAGCAGCCGAAAAGTTGCTCGAAATTTTGCCCAAAAAAGAACTGGTTGCAGGTGAATATCTGATAATATGTAGCTCTATAGACTCTGTTATCATGGTCGACAGCGTGGCTCGCGGGCTAAATTTGAGCTATGAGATTTTATTTTGCGAGCGCATTTTTGCGCCAAATAACCCAGAGTGTGAGATCGCGATGGTTAGCGAAAAGGACGACGTGGTGCTAAACGACGAGCTGATTAGGAGTTTTGGCATTAGTTACGATTTCGTTTATGGCGAGGCGGATCGCAAATACGACGAGAAAATCCTAAAAAACGTCTATAAATTTAGAAAAGGAAATTTAATCGGTGATCTAAAGGATAGAAATATCCTGCTTATAGACGAGGGCTGCGAGACGGGTCTTACGGCGCTAACCTGCCTAAAAACGCTCATGCGCGAGCGAGTAAAATCAGTCACCTACGCCACGCCGCTCATTGCTACCGACGTCGCCGCAGCTATCGCGCCTCTGGTGGATGAAATTTACGCCGTGCACAAGATCGCGAATTTTATCGAGGTGGATTTTTACTACGAAAATAAAATCGAACCAAAACCAGAAACCGTGCTTTCCATATTAGAGGAGAGTCCATTTTATATACCATTACAAAAACAAGGAGATATCAGGGCATGCAGTATTCAATAGAAGTCAATAATCAAGTTGAAATTTATGATATAAACAAGGTCGCCAAGCAAGCTAGCGGCGCGGTACTTTTGCGCGTAAAAAACACCGTCGTTTTAGCCACCGTCGCTCGCGAGGACACGCAAGTTAGCGAGGATTTCCTACCGCTAACGGTACAATACATCGAAAAAACATACGCAGCGGGTAGGATCCCCGGCGGTTACGTAAAAAGAGAGACTAAGCCTGGGGATTTTGAGACGCTAACTTCGCGTATCATCGACCGTTCGTTACGTCCCCTATTTCCAAAGGGCTACGCATATCCGACGCAAATCGTCGTTATGGTGCTATCTTGCGATCCGGAGGTTGATTTGCAAGTCGTCGGTCTAAATGCCGCTTCAGTCGCTCTTTATCTTAGCGACATCCCGGTAAATGCGCCTGTTTGCGGCGTACGCGTAGGCTATATAGACAATAAATTTGTGATAAATCCTAGCAACTCCGAGCTAAAAACTTCGGCGCTCGATCTTTACGTGGCCGGCGTTAAAGACGAACTTTTGATGATCGAGATGAGAAGCATCGCAACTGAAAAAGACGAGATAGTGCCTATCGCGCTAGATCCTATGATGGATCCAAATTTGGGCGGCGGCGTGATAGCGATGCAGGATATGAACGAATTTAGCGAAGATCTCATCGTGGAGGCGATCGCGGAGGCGGGCAAGGCTATACTTCGCGCCTCAAACGCCTACGAGGAAGCATTTAGCCAGCATAAAAAAGAAGACGCGCAACTCGAGCTAAAACCGGAGATCGAAAACGAGAGCGTCGCGGTTTATCTAAACGAATTTTATAAAAATGACGTAAAAGCCGCGATAAATCAGATGGCTAAAAGCGAGCGCGCCAGCGAGCTAACCAAGATCGCTAAGCAAATTTTGACCGACGAAGTAGCGCAAAAAGAGGGCTGGGAGGAGGAGGTAGTCTCTAACGTCCTAGCTAAATTTAAGAAAAAAATCATCCGCGAGCAGATCATAAACGAGGGCGTGCGCGCCGACGGCAGAGGACTTAAAGAGGTCCGTCCGATCAGCATCGAGACGAATATTCTGCCAAACGCTCACGGTAGCTGCCTCTTTACTCGCGGCCAGACGCAAGCCCTCGTGGTGGCGACTCTAGGCACCGACGGCGA
This region of Campylobacter showae CSUNSWCD genomic DNA includes:
- a CDS encoding uroporphyrinogen-III synthase, which gives rise to MIYLVGSNLEFDGVKTLVLNEIKFNKFSVNLAEFETLVLTSKNSVNALRFNQISPTDLQIYSIGEGTSHAASEFGFAQIYTAKNAHGNDFAAEIAPFIKGKKTLFLRALETASSVGEILRKSGVNLTQIIAYENVFKPLNEEQKPPKNSAIIFTSPSAVRNFTRNFGWDESYKAVSIGLTTAKELEAFASPIVSAQQNINACVSLAKTLL
- the purD gene encoding phosphoribosylamine--glycine ligase, with product MKILIIGSGGREYSIALRLQESRKHELFFAPGNGATSKLGTNLNIKDYNQLAEFAETEQIELTIVGPEAPLSDGVVDIFKARNLNIFGPSKSAARLEGSKAFMKDFLARNAIRTAAYLNTDDYDSAAKFIDSLTAPVVVKADGLCAGKGVIIAQSRDEAKATARDMLSGESFGEAGKRVVVEEFLDGFELSFFAICDGENFVSLPVAQDHKRLKDNDEGPNTGGMGAYAPSPLASQELIRQVEEEVVEPTLKGMKAEGNPFCGVLFVGLMVVKGVPYVLEFNVRFGDPECEVLMPLIDGDLGEILLNAAKGNLKPVKLKDEFAVGVVMASNNYPFSSSPKAKISVKNVPENSHIAYAGVSEQGGEIYADGGRVLVCIGLGKSIKQAQQKAYELCENVEFDGAQYRKDIAWQMLKGRE
- a CDS encoding RDD family protein; the protein is MSRSVIDKLENENITLASIGKRAVAWGIDKFLISFLFYAVYYEKFDGLDYEQISALAMEMIPQIVLLEVIYQTFFTWYCGASIGKVAMKIVCVDIDLLDKPSLLNSLTRSLVRIIGENAFFLGFAWAFSNPLFQTWQDKAAKTVVINVY
- a CDS encoding LPS-assembly protein LptD, with protein sequence MFTRIFLLLMFGAFSCFAAQNFELLADDVKRDKGIVTADKNVLVYSQDYLMSADRAVYDQQKEILELFGNVNLIRNKDEISRCSYAKIDLNSKDSNYETLFMMNRDMEVWMQSDESSSTSKFYEVNGAVVSSCNVQDPDWKIKFSSGKLNRESKFLHLFNPVFYIGNVPVFYLPYFGFSTDTRRRTGLLPPEFGYGKNDGFYYKQPIYIAEYDSWDLQFDPQIRTRRGTGIYGTFRFADSPYSKGSVTLGAFRDTEGYRQRQIEKNSLRLPLKNKTHKGVDVKYERDRLVKHLINEDLQEGLWLDATALNDIDYINLKKRGSGSDDNPLVTSKLNYFLSSDKHYFGAYARYYVNTSKIGSPNENKDTLQEYPSFQYHKYTDSFILPNVLYSVDLYSHNYTRKIGVKATQYEFNLPVSFHLPLADDYLKFSYYHYLYATHVDYAKKMYRPTGDEDRSANYIENYHKFSLQTDLAKAYESFYHSLNLGMDYVVKAYNKGDLPDEYETAESDGNVYIYDMLGRKYQSFINPQHTRDEVSVRATQYFFNEDGRKFLRHTISQGYYTKENKRSNLKNIIGWYPLPNLSFYNRLEYSYDNKYFEKVQSGASYTNDKFGASLWHTMQRKNAQEKQNYLHLNGYVELPHNYRLFSGTQYDLERDYNKQWQLGVSHRRKCWNYTFIYEEELEPTTTTSGTAAKKSRGVYFFINFYPMGGVHYDFSVGQTTQGS
- a CDS encoding phosphoribosyltransferase family protein; amino-acid sequence: MSDYRDLMFENQLEAAEKLLEILPKKELVAGEYLIICSSIDSVIMVDSVARGLNLSYEILFCERIFAPNNPECEIAMVSEKDDVVLNDELIRSFGISYDFVYGEADRKYDEKILKNVYKFRKGNLIGDLKDRNILLIDEGCETGLTALTCLKTLMRERVKSVTYATPLIATDVAAAIAPLVDEIYAVHKIANFIEVDFYYENKIEPKPETVLSILEESPFYIPLQKQGDIRACSIQ
- a CDS encoding polyribonucleotide nucleotidyltransferase, giving the protein MQYSIEVNNQVEIYDINKVAKQASGAVLLRVKNTVVLATVAREDTQVSEDFLPLTVQYIEKTYAAGRIPGGYVKRETKPGDFETLTSRIIDRSLRPLFPKGYAYPTQIVVMVLSCDPEVDLQVVGLNAASVALYLSDIPVNAPVCGVRVGYIDNKFVINPSNSELKTSALDLYVAGVKDELLMIEMRSIATEKDEIVPIALDPMMDPNLGGGVIAMQDMNEFSEDLIVEAIAEAGKAILRASNAYEEAFSQHKKEDAQLELKPEIENESVAVYLNEFYKNDVKAAINQMAKSERASELTKIAKQILTDEVAQKEGWEEEVVSNVLAKFKKKIIREQIINEGVRADGRGLKEVRPISIETNILPNAHGSCLFTRGQTQALVVATLGTDGDAQMYDMLTEKGAVTDKFMFNYNFPGFSVGEASPLKAPGRRELGHGNLAKRALAPSIDVNSPYTIRLVSEILESNGSSSMASVCGGSLALRAAGVDTPKLVAGVAMGLIFEGEKHAVLTDIMGLEDHDGDMDFKVAGSKDGITALQMDIKLGGISLYVLKEALLQAREGRLHILNLMEKANENISVNEDILPKLELFSVDPGKIVDIIGQAGKTIKEIIEKFDVAIDLDREKGEVKIAGAQKSSVDAAKDYIIQIVSKDNGKGFGGRRGGKDGKPHKTPEFNIGDEFEGEVKSVVEFGAFIGLSGGVDGLLHISKIKTPLKAGDKVKVKISEQKGHKISLSLAQ